A genomic region of Thermofilaceae archaeon contains the following coding sequences:
- a CDS encoding glycosyltransferase family 2 protein: protein MVASESAEALPVSVVIPSYRGGKRLVELVESLIRCNDPPGEIVVVVDDPDPETLQALKSLSSSVPIQLLAREGRRGKVSAVNEAVKLAKCDTLLFLDDDVLIEDPHFFSKVYDAMRDCDLLDIKKRVAGEGLLAKLVHIEYTAYNFASKLMAKLARRTIAINGAAFAVKRSALESVGFFRPRLSEDFDLALRLYLKGCRFSFLDSTYVLNYAPSSWTHWLKQRKRWAVAFASWLRENFWTVLKVLVKMPHAILPGLLLSMPALLTTAVLMGLRDFAHVKLAYAMLLPLSSLARFLLPAAAALSITLHVAYATTTLAILIFIVAFAIANSIIARLMGMKPYTYITPVYLLVYQVLWLTILLVGLIRVFVFNNERVEDWVV, encoded by the coding sequence ATGGTGGCATCAGAGAGCGCGGAAGCCTTGCCCGTGAGCGTGGTCATCCCGTCGTACCGCGGTGGAAAAAGGCTTGTAGAGCTCGTCGAGAGCTTGATCCGCTGCAACGATCCACCCGGCGAAATCGTCGTCGTTGTCGATGATCCTGATCCTGAAACATTGCAAGCCTTGAAGAGTTTGAGCAGCAGCGTGCCAATACAGCTGTTAGCGAGGGAGGGTAGAAGGGGGAAAGTTTCGGCGGTCAACGAGGCTGTAAAGCTGGCTAAGTGTGACACCTTGCTCTTCCTGGACGATGATGTTCTCATCGAAGACCCCCACTTCTTCTCCAAGGTCTACGATGCCATGAGGGACTGCGATCTTCTGGACATTAAGAAGAGGGTTGCTGGTGAAGGTTTGCTGGCGAAACTCGTTCATATCGAGTACACAGCGTACAACTTCGCTAGCAAGCTGATGGCGAAGCTGGCTAGGAGGACCATCGCGATCAACGGAGCAGCCTTCGCCGTGAAACGCTCGGCGCTGGAGAGCGTTGGATTCTTCCGGCCACGCTTGTCTGAGGACTTCGACCTCGCGCTACGGTTGTACCTGAAGGGCTGCCGCTTCTCCTTCCTCGATAGCACCTACGTGCTCAACTACGCGCCGTCCAGCTGGACCCACTGGCTGAAGCAGAGGAAGAGGTGGGCTGTTGCTTTCGCCTCATGGTTGAGGGAGAACTTCTGGACCGTCCTCAAAGTGCTGGTGAAGATGCCCCACGCCATTCTACCGGGGCTCCTACTCTCGATGCCAGCTCTCCTAACAACGGCAGTGCTGATGGGGTTAAGGGATTTCGCCCACGTAAAGTTGGCTTACGCAATGCTGCTCCCCCTCTCCTCCCTCGCACGGTTCCTACTGCCTGCGGCTGCCGCCCTCTCCATCACGCTCCACGTGGCGTACGCTACAACCACACTGGCGATCCTGATCTTCATCGTCGCCTTCGCAATCGCGAACTCGATCATCGCCAGGTTGATGGGTATGAAACCTTACACCTACATAACCCCCGTCTACCTGCTGGTGTACCAGGTTCTCTGGCTGACGATACTTCTCGTCGGCTTAATTAGAGTGTTCGTTTTCAACAACGAGCGCGTGGAGGACTGGGTCGTCTAG
- a CDS encoding DUF362 domain-containing protein: MTSKVYFASAQFTPPSGGDFRRAREGSLPVKFRKALEESPLSRIVERGNIVAIKIHVGPMEEGGFRFIRPLFVRILVDYVKQLGGIPFITDTWGLRHVYAGIQNGFGFDVVGAPLLPANGIKENFFYEVELENPYHLKKVQVAGNIYDADVLINFSHVKGHVSPGVGGAIKNLAMGCTSYRTRGEIHQLERLDSVGRAFQEGCVDAARAVLKNKRGKALHINYVMDVQTMCDCAPWSEIPIVPDIGILISEDIVAVEYASLRMIDEAPNVPGSIADKLGLKPGDNKWLKIHGKDPYIQVEAAEKAGLGTKQYEIIEVLP, from the coding sequence ATGACCAGCAAAGTCTACTTTGCAAGCGCGCAGTTCACTCCTCCGAGCGGTGGTGATTTCCGGCGGGCAAGAGAGGGAAGCCTTCCAGTAAAGTTCAGGAAAGCTCTTGAAGAGTCTCCGTTGAGCCGCATCGTTGAGAGGGGTAATATCGTCGCTATCAAGATCCACGTCGGCCCCATGGAGGAGGGGGGTTTCCGCTTCATCAGGCCCCTCTTCGTGCGGATCCTCGTCGATTACGTAAAGCAGCTGGGTGGCATCCCGTTTATCACGGACACGTGGGGGTTAAGGCACGTTTACGCGGGGATACAGAACGGCTTCGGCTTCGACGTTGTTGGTGCACCTCTGCTGCCCGCGAACGGTATCAAGGAGAACTTCTTCTACGAGGTTGAGCTGGAGAACCCCTACCACCTGAAGAAGGTTCAGGTGGCCGGGAACATCTACGACGCTGACGTGCTGATCAACTTCTCCCACGTGAAGGGGCACGTGAGCCCTGGAGTTGGAGGGGCTATCAAGAACCTGGCGATGGGGTGCACCAGCTACAGGACGAGAGGTGAAATCCACCAGCTCGAGAGGCTTGATAGCGTCGGAAGGGCTTTTCAGGAGGGCTGCGTTGATGCAGCAAGGGCGGTGCTCAAGAATAAGAGGGGTAAAGCGCTCCACATCAACTACGTGATGGACGTCCAGACCATGTGCGACTGCGCGCCGTGGTCGGAAATCCCAATCGTCCCGGACATCGGCATCCTGATCTCGGAGGACATCGTTGCTGTCGAGTACGCCTCCCTGAGGATGATCGACGAGGCCCCGAACGTGCCCGGATCCATCGCCGATAAGCTCGGCCTCAAGCCGGGGGACAACAAGTGGCTGAAGATCCACGGCAAGGACCCCTACATACAGGTTGAAGCTGCAGAGAAGGCCGGCTTGGGCACCAAGCAGTACGAAATAATAGAGGTCCTCCCGTGA